From the genome of Methanobrevibacter smithii ATCC 35061, one region includes:
- a CDS encoding Ig-like domain-containing protein — protein sequence MEYNNSENGKNLNDTSNVLYDGKDGSVLENKNSNDAIFKYDGNNTVVSKEKPKMNVIAEDSIIFGENLTVKVELPKDANPSWVLMSVGEIYYYVKIDDEGVSLWNMTGLEAGIQYIKIGYRGNNKYEAVEVFHTVNVIKANLNLNVFIKDVNYGENLTIYATLNGVNNTNLTGNVIVTINNKNYSVVVINGKGNVSADKLPAGLYNFSATWAGNDNYNGTNISGGFKINKIDSTIAINVEDIKVGENATIIVNLDSDATGNVTITLDNQNYTVAINEGQTIKVIGGLKAGTYDVFVKYIGDNNYNSAQNTTKFTVLKISDYNMDVTVPEFKEGVNSTVGVDLPKDAEGTVTVEIEGKKYTANIINGTAKVNIPGLDVGDYNITTTYSGDAKYVSMTKKGNITVIPNMDVNLYVDDVVMIYHDGTRLVAKLTDYQGRPIVNDIIYFTINGKTYAKTTDDNGTVSMGLNLDSKVYTATVSYNESEVYSKISKNVTVTINPTVISEDLVKMYQNDTRFYVKFTDSTGKALTKTTVKFNIHGVFYTKKTDKDGVADLGIMLRPGEYILTAYNPVTGEEKGFNITVKSLIVQSDLTKYYLNNSKFQATIYDKNGSLAVGKNVTFNINGVFYTKITDSNGVVSLAINLRPGEYIITTMYEGLAVGNNIVVLPTLVTRDLNMTYGDGSNFTAQTLDGQGKPLANQNVTFNINGVFYNKVTNDNGVASLTMRLMSGKYIITSYWNDFQTGNTIIIS from the coding sequence TTGGAATATAATAACAGTGAAAATGGGAAAAATTTAAATGATACTTCTAATGTGTTATATGATGGAAAAGATGGAAGTGTTTTAGAAAATAAAAACAGTAATGATGCTATTTTTAAGTATGATGGGAATAATACTGTTGTATCTAAAGAAAAGCCTAAAATGAATGTAATTGCTGAGGATAGTATAATATTTGGTGAAAATTTAACTGTTAAAGTTGAATTACCTAAAGATGCTAATCCTAGTTGGGTGCTGATGTCTGTTGGTGAAATTTATTATTATGTTAAAATTGACGATGAAGGCGTATCATTATGGAATATGACCGGTTTAGAAGCAGGTATTCAATATATTAAAATTGGATATCGGGGCAATAATAAATATGAAGCAGTTGAAGTTTTCCATACTGTAAATGTTATTAAAGCTAATCTAAATCTTAATGTATTTATTAAAGATGTTAACTATGGTGAAAATTTAACTATTTATGCTACTTTAAATGGTGTAAATAATACTAATTTAACTGGTAATGTAATTGTAACAATTAATAATAAAAATTATTCTGTAGTAGTTATTAACGGTAAGGGAAATGTTTCTGCTGATAAGCTACCTGCTGGATTGTATAATTTCAGTGCTACATGGGCTGGAAATGATAACTATAATGGAACTAATATTTCTGGTGGCTTTAAAATTAATAAAATAGATTCTACAATTGCCATTAATGTTGAAGATATTAAAGTTGGTGAAAATGCAACTATTATTGTTAATTTAGATAGTGATGCTACGGGCAATGTAACTATTACACTTGATAATCAGAACTATACAGTAGCTATTAATGAAGGTCAGACAATTAAAGTAATAGGCGGACTTAAAGCAGGCACTTATGATGTATTTGTTAAATATATAGGTGATAACAATTATAATAGTGCTCAAAACACAACTAAATTTACTGTATTGAAAATATCTGATTATAATATGGATGTCACTGTTCCTGAATTTAAAGAGGGAGTAAATTCTACTGTTGGTGTGGATTTACCTAAAGATGCAGAAGGTACTGTTACTGTTGAAATCGAAGGTAAAAAATACACTGCAAACATAATTAATGGAACTGCAAAAGTAAATATTCCTGGATTAGATGTTGGAGATTATAATATCACTACAACTTACTCTGGTGATGCTAAATATGTTTCCATGACTAAAAAAGGAAACATAACCGTAATTCCAAATATGGATGTAAACTTATATGTTGATGATGTTGTAATGATTTATCATGATGGAACTCGTTTAGTTGCTAAATTAACAGATTACCAAGGTAGGCCAATTGTTAATGATATTATATATTTTACTATTAATGGTAAAACTTATGCTAAAACTACTGATGATAATGGTACTGTTTCTATGGGACTTAATTTAGATTCTAAAGTATATACAGCAACTGTGTCATATAATGAATCTGAGGTATACAGTAAAATATCCAAGAATGTTACTGTAACTATTAATCCGACTGTTATAAGTGAAGATTTAGTTAAAATGTATCAAAATGATACTAGATTCTATGTTAAGTTCACTGACAGCACAGGAAAAGCATTAACTAAGACTACTGTTAAATTTAACATTCATGGTGTATTCTACACTAAAAAGACTGATAAAGATGGTGTAGCTGATTTAGGTATTATGTTAAGACCTGGTGAGTACATTTTAACTGCTTACAATCCTGTAACTGGTGAAGAAAAAGGATTTAACATAACAGTAAAATCTTTAATTGTACAAAGTGACTTAACTAAATATTACTTAAACAATTCTAAATTCCAAGCAACTATTTATGATAAAAACGGATCTTTAGCAGTAGGTAAAAATGTAACTTTCAACATCAATGGTGTATTTTACACTAAAATAACTGATTCAAATGGTGTAGTAAGTTTAGCAATTAATTTAAGGCCTGGAGAATACATTATTACAACAATGTATGAAGGATTAGCTGTAGGTAACAATATAGTTGTTTTACCTACTTTAGTTACTCGTGACCTTAATATGACTTATGGAGATGGCAGTAACTTTACTGCACAGACATTAGACGGTCAAGGTAAACCATTAGCTAATCAAAATGTTACATTTAACATAAATGGTGTGTTTTATAATAAAGTTACTAATGATAATGGTGTTGCTTCATTAACTATGAGATTAATGAGTGGAAAATATATTATTACATCTTACTGGAATGACTTCCAAACAGGAAATACAATAATAATATCTTAA
- the serS gene encoding serine--tRNA ligase: MLDIKLFRENPELIFDSEKKRFRGTETAEKVIEYDTLWREGEKRLNFLRSEKNRLSKSFKKAKQEGNLEEVIAQSKEVANEIKELGPKIEEYKKLRDDYRYKVGNIIDEDVPISDTEDDNKIVKEYGEIPEFDFEPLNHVDLIEKIDGADMKTAAQIAGARFYYLKRDILHLNLALIQFALNELESKGYIPLQTPFFVKGEVAAETSELGEFEETLYKVADEDLYLIATAEQTLAALHRDEIIAPEDLPIQYCALSTCFRKEAGSHGKDTLGIFRVHQFEKIEQFIYTTPEESKNAHKKLLEVTEEIYQKLGLHYHVVAIVSSALNDNAAVKYDLEAWFPGSKAYRELVSCTNCKDYQARKTKTRFGKAGSGDAQTLHTLNSTAIATERTICCLLENYQQEDGSVKVPDVLVPYMGGKTVINAVK; the protein is encoded by the coding sequence TTGTTAGATATAAAATTATTCAGAGAAAATCCGGAATTAATTTTTGATTCTGAGAAAAAAAGATTTAGAGGAACAGAAACTGCTGAAAAAGTTATTGAATATGATACTTTATGGAGAGAAGGGGAAAAAAGATTAAACTTCTTACGTTCTGAAAAAAACAGATTATCTAAATCATTTAAAAAAGCTAAACAGGAAGGTAATTTGGAAGAAGTAATTGCCCAATCTAAAGAAGTAGCTAATGAAATTAAGGAATTAGGACCTAAAATTGAGGAATATAAAAAATTACGTGATGATTACAGATATAAAGTAGGAAATATCATTGATGAGGATGTACCTATTTCTGATACTGAAGATGACAATAAAATTGTAAAAGAATACGGTGAAATTCCTGAATTTGATTTTGAACCGTTAAACCATGTTGATTTAATTGAAAAAATTGACGGTGCAGATATGAAAACAGCAGCTCAAATAGCTGGTGCAAGGTTTTATTATTTAAAACGGGATATTTTACATCTTAATTTGGCTTTAATTCAGTTTGCTTTAAATGAATTGGAATCTAAAGGTTATATTCCACTTCAAACTCCGTTTTTTGTTAAAGGAGAAGTGGCTGCAGAAACTTCTGAATTAGGAGAATTTGAAGAAACTTTATACAAAGTGGCTGATGAAGATTTATATTTGATAGCTACTGCAGAACAGACTTTAGCGGCACTTCACAGAGATGAAATCATCGCTCCTGAAGATTTGCCTATTCAGTACTGTGCCCTTTCAACCTGTTTTAGAAAAGAAGCAGGATCTCACGGTAAAGATACACTGGGAATATTCAGGGTTCATCAGTTTGAAAAGATTGAACAGTTTATTTACACAACTCCTGAAGAGTCCAAAAATGCTCATAAAAAGTTGCTTGAAGTAACTGAAGAAATATATCAGAAATTAGGTCTACATTATCATGTAGTAGCTATTGTGTCCTCAGCACTTAATGATAATGCAGCTGTCAAATATGATCTTGAAGCATGGTTCCCAGGTTCCAAGGCTTACAGAGAATTAGTTTCATGTACCAACTGTAAGGATTATCAGGCAAGAAAAACTAAAACACGTTTCGGAAAAGCAGGTTCCGGAGATGCACAAACATTACATACTTTAAATAGTACTGCAATAGCTACTGAAAGGACTATCTGCTGTTTACTTGAAAATTATCAGCAGGAAGATGGCAGTGTTAAAGTTCCTGATGTTTTAGTTCCTTATATGGGTGGAAAAACTGTAATTAATGCAGTTAAATAA
- a CDS encoding zinc-ribbon domain-containing protein, with translation MVKCDNCGASIEESDNFCMNCGNKIEKNNEHDILPLVTLIKCPNCKKQILNEWKYCRFCGYDTSQPSGTSLIKKIVDDVAYNSNVLRFCTTCGKKYHDDSSICQNCGSEIPKPKENYFGDLSYENFQLLYINQILIPLSEHYNTNFRKILIKDHFNISYDEESHILYLLIEYAIRNPNENIIPYFEKILNETKENFKDIEKAVLNKVKPQIEELFNSEGLTFKNKKQISAAEYQTIKTPITTDKHGGGTKALATFGFGLLGYAASSGVKTEVKTEKIKTQDAKYCYTTINISKKYVDIDIAVSRENNTKVILKWRNISLFSDDDYFVLDSGETFKCVLYSDEINEVITSSLLDVAVTHDSRLIHEYRPEILLKVQKFLNELINQEINSSKINESSKSTVNLEKLIEMYDKGLLTDEEFIAMKKKIN, from the coding sequence ATGGTTAAATGTGATAACTGCGGAGCATCAATTGAAGAAAGCGACAATTTTTGTATGAATTGTGGAAATAAAATTGAAAAAAACAATGAACATGACATACTTCCATTAGTAACCCTAATTAAATGTCCAAATTGTAAAAAACAGATACTGAATGAATGGAAATACTGTCGTTTTTGCGGATATGACACAAGCCAACCAAGCGGAACATCACTAATTAAAAAAATAGTTGATGATGTTGCTTATAATTCAAATGTTTTAAGATTTTGCACTACCTGCGGTAAAAAATATCATGACGACTCAAGTATCTGTCAAAATTGCGGAAGTGAAATTCCAAAACCAAAAGAAAATTATTTCGGAGACCTGTCTTATGAAAACTTCCAGCTACTCTATATAAACCAGATTCTTATTCCATTATCCGAACATTACAATACAAACTTTAGAAAAATTCTTATAAAAGACCATTTTAACATTTCATATGACGAAGAATCACATATACTGTATTTACTAATTGAATATGCAATACGTAATCCTAATGAAAATATTATCCCTTATTTTGAAAAAATATTAAATGAAACAAAAGAAAATTTTAAAGATATTGAAAAGGCTGTTTTAAATAAAGTAAAACCACAAATAGAGGAATTATTCAATAGTGAAGGGTTGACATTCAAAAACAAAAAACAAATTAGTGCTGCCGAATACCAAACTATTAAAACACCAATTACAACAGATAAACACGGAGGAGGTACAAAAGCACTGGCAACATTTGGTTTCGGACTATTGGGATATGCAGCTTCTTCAGGTGTGAAAACTGAGGTAAAAACTGAGAAAATTAAAACACAGGATGCTAAATACTGTTATACAACCATCAATATTTCAAAAAAATATGTGGATATTGATATTGCAGTATCCAGAGAAAATAACACTAAAGTTATTCTAAAATGGAGAAATATATCCCTATTTAGCGATGATGACTACTTTGTATTAGATTCCGGAGAAACCTTTAAATGTGTACTTTACAGTGATGAAATTAATGAAGTAATCACCTCATCACTTCTTGACGTTGCAGTTACCCACGATTCCAGATTAATCCATGAATACCGTCCGGAAATATTATTAAAAGTACAAAAATTTTTAAATGAGCTAATAAACCAGGAAATTAACAGTTCTAAAATAAATGAATCTTCAAAATCAACTGTTAATCTTGAAAAACTAATTGAAATGTATGACAAAGGATTATTAACCGATGAAGAATTTATTGCTATGAAGAAAAAAATTAATTAA
- a CDS encoding ferritin has translation MLSNNMELELNKQVNAELYSGYLYLSMASYFEDDDLPGFANWMRVQAQEELEHGMKIYDYIIRRGGSVKLDAIEGPQTEWDSPLAAFEHVLSHEQTVTGLINNLVDIAITEKDHATNNFLQWFVEEQVEEEENAMELVGKVKRAQNSVDLMYTLDSELASRVYTPPADKEN, from the coding sequence ATGCTTTCTAATAATATGGAATTAGAATTAAATAAACAAGTAAATGCAGAATTGTATTCAGGATATCTCTATTTGTCAATGGCTTCTTATTTTGAAGATGACGATTTACCTGGTTTTGCAAATTGGATGAGAGTACAAGCTCAAGAAGAATTGGAACATGGAATGAAAATCTATGACTATATAATTAGAAGAGGAGGTTCTGTTAAATTGGATGCTATTGAAGGACCTCAAACTGAATGGGATTCTCCATTAGCTGCATTTGAACATGTATTGTCTCATGAACAAACTGTAACAGGTCTTATTAATAATTTAGTTGATATTGCTATTACAGAAAAAGATCATGCTACCAATAATTTCCTGCAATGGTTTGTTGAAGAACAAGTTGAAGAAGAAGAAAATGCAATGGAACTGGTAGGTAAAGTAAAAAGAGCACAAAATTCTGTTGATTTAATGTATACACTTGACAGTGAATTAGCTAGTCGTGTTTACACTCCGCCGGCAGATAAGGAAAATTAA
- a CDS encoding ACT domain-containing protein, with translation MNNMKVKQLSIFLQNKKGSLYDVLETLSEHDINIKALSLADTSDFGILRVVVDNPQKGEKILEENYLVKTTDIVAIEMTDSPGGLSSVLKTIKENNLDLEYLYAFTHDKKDKAILLLHTDNLNALIDALIKNEIVIVPPEEVYNL, from the coding sequence ATGAACAATATGAAAGTAAAACAATTATCAATATTCTTACAAAACAAAAAAGGAAGCTTATATGATGTTCTTGAAACATTATCTGAACATGATATAAATATAAAAGCACTTTCACTTGCAGATACTTCTGATTTTGGCATATTAAGAGTTGTAGTAGATAATCCTCAAAAAGGAGAAAAAATACTTGAAGAAAACTATCTAGTCAAAACAACTGACATAGTAGCTATTGAAATGACAGATTCACCTGGAGGATTATCATCTGTTTTAAAAACTATAAAAGAAAATAACTTAGATTTAGAGTATTTATATGCATTTACTCATGATAAAAAAGATAAAGCAATTTTACTTTTACATACTGATAATTTAAATGCTTTAATAGATGCTTTAATTAAAAATGAAATAGTTATAGTACCTCCAGAGGAAGTCTATAACTTATAA
- a CDS encoding phenylacetate--CoA ligase family protein, with translation MFWNEKIECMSREELEELQLKKLQKTVKLAFNKIPYYNKKYTDCGVFPEDIETLKDIEKLPFITKDDLRESYPYGLFAVDMKDIKEIHSSSGTTGKPVVSGYTRKDLDTWAETTARGLGMMGVGENDIIQNTHGYGLFTGGFGVHYGSHKVGATIVPISTGQTRRQIEIMKDFGVTCLIATPSYGIHLAEVAEDDGINPKDMNLKAIGFGAEMWSEEIRQKLENLFGAPAYNIYGLTELMGPGVGVECSAQKGLHIAEDIYYPEIIDSTTGKTLGENQKGELVLTNLEREGMPIIRFRTKDLTSLTYEPCECGRTSARMSRITGRADDMIKVKGVAIFPSQIEKALLKVGDVEPHYLIIVTRPGTLDQIEVKVEASKNLFFDGVKEMVDIQSKIAKSIENETGIRVKVTLVEPKSLPRYEGKAKRVIDKRNLH, from the coding sequence ATGTTTTGGAATGAGAAAATCGAATGTATGTCAAGGGAAGAACTTGAAGAACTACAATTAAAAAAGCTTCAAAAAACAGTGAAACTAGCTTTTAACAAAATTCCATATTACAATAAAAAATATACTGATTGTGGAGTTTTCCCAGAAGATATTGAAACTTTAAAAGATATTGAAAAACTGCCGTTCATCACAAAAGATGATTTAAGAGAAAGCTATCCTTATGGTCTTTTTGCAGTTGACATGAAAGACATAAAAGAAATACATTCATCTTCAGGAACTACCGGAAAACCTGTAGTATCCGGATACACCAGAAAAGATTTAGATACCTGGGCAGAAACAACTGCAAGAGGATTGGGAATGATGGGTGTTGGTGAAAACGATATTATTCAAAATACCCACGGATACGGATTATTCACAGGAGGATTTGGTGTCCATTACGGATCACATAAAGTTGGAGCAACAATAGTTCCCATATCAACAGGACAGACCAGAAGACAAATTGAAATAATGAAAGACTTTGGAGTAACCTGTTTAATTGCAACACCGTCATATGGAATTCACTTGGCTGAAGTAGCTGAAGATGATGGAATCAATCCCAAAGATATGAATCTTAAAGCTATCGGATTTGGAGCTGAAATGTGGAGTGAAGAAATCAGACAAAAATTAGAAAATCTCTTTGGAGCACCTGCATACAACATTTACGGACTGACAGAGCTTATGGGACCTGGTGTAGGAGTGGAATGCAGTGCTCAAAAAGGATTGCATATAGCTGAAGACATTTACTATCCTGAAATAATTGATTCCACAACCGGCAAAACATTAGGAGAAAACCAAAAAGGTGAACTTGTATTAACAAACCTTGAAAGAGAAGGAATGCCTATAATCAGATTTAGAACAAAAGACCTGACTTCACTTACCTATGAGCCATGTGAATGTGGAAGAACAAGTGCAAGAATGAGCAGAATAACCGGTAGAGCAGACGATATGATTAAAGTAAAAGGAGTAGCTATATTTCCATCCCAAATAGAAAAAGCATTACTTAAAGTAGGTGATGTAGAGCCTCATTATTTAATTATAGTTACAAGACCTGGAACTTTAGACCAAATAGAAGTAAAAGTGGAAGCTTCCAAAAACCTTTTCTTTGATGGAGTAAAGGAAATGGTCGATATTCAAAGCAAAATAGCTAAATCTATTGAAAATGAAACTGGAATAAGAGTAAAAGTAACATTAGTTGAACCAAAAAGCCTTCCAAGATATGAAGGAAAAGCTAAAAGAGTTATAGATAAAAGAAATTTACACTAA